Proteins encoded within one genomic window of Planctomycetota bacterium:
- a CDS encoding Gfo/Idh/MocA family oxidoreductase, which translates to MHDTPRRRFLQTAGLSVASAAVLARWSAVARANAASNKKVIALVGSGGRGTAVATTFAGLPDAEIAYTCDPESTRAAKAAEKIGAKQGKEPKQVSDLRRVLDDPQIDAVIVATPDHWHAPAAILALEAGKHVYVEKPCSHNLREGRLLVEAARRQNKVVQTGTQTRSGAHAIEAMDILRGGEIGDILVAKAWNSQKRRDIGHGAPSEPPPELDYKLWLGPAPHIPYQANRLHYGWHWVYAFGTGDMGNDGVHDIDMARMGLGVTTHPSRILASGGKYFFDDDQEFADNQYVIFEYPGDGRVGHRRQLIFEQRIWTPYRQEGYENGNAFYGTKGMMLFGKGDGWQLFGPKNKLIRESKISEREVAHARNFLDCIASGNRPTADVEIGHLSASLCHLGNIATRVGRPLNFDPAKEQVVGDDEANRLVRREYEPGHWAIPKGV; encoded by the coding sequence ATGCACGACACTCCGCGTCGCCGCTTCTTGCAAACCGCCGGGCTGTCCGTGGCCAGCGCCGCCGTCCTTGCCCGCTGGTCGGCCGTGGCCCGGGCCAACGCCGCGTCGAACAAGAAAGTGATCGCGCTCGTCGGCAGCGGGGGACGCGGCACCGCCGTGGCCACGACGTTCGCCGGCCTGCCCGACGCCGAAATCGCTTACACCTGCGATCCCGAATCAACCCGCGCGGCCAAGGCGGCCGAGAAGATCGGCGCCAAGCAAGGCAAAGAGCCGAAACAAGTGTCGGACCTGCGCCGCGTGCTCGACGATCCGCAGATCGATGCCGTGATCGTCGCCACGCCCGACCATTGGCACGCGCCGGCCGCGATCCTGGCCCTCGAAGCAGGTAAGCACGTCTACGTCGAGAAACCCTGCTCGCACAACCTTCGCGAAGGGCGATTGCTGGTCGAAGCGGCTCGCCGCCAGAACAAAGTCGTGCAGACCGGCACGCAAACGCGCAGCGGCGCGCACGCCATCGAAGCGATGGACATCCTCCGCGGCGGTGAAATCGGCGACATCCTGGTGGCCAAGGCCTGGAACAGCCAGAAGCGTCGCGATATCGGCCACGGCGCGCCCAGCGAGCCGCCGCCAGAACTCGATTACAAGCTTTGGCTCGGTCCCGCGCCGCACATTCCTTACCAGGCCAACCGGCTGCACTATGGCTGGCACTGGGTCTATGCCTTTGGCACCGGCGATATGGGGAACGACGGAGTTCACGACATCGACATGGCCCGCATGGGCTTGGGCGTCACCACGCACCCGTCGCGCATCCTCGCCTCGGGTGGCAAGTATTTCTTCGACGATGACCAGGAGTTCGCCGACAACCAGTACGTGATCTTCGAGTACCCAGGCGATGGCCGCGTCGGCCACAGGCGACAACTAATCTTTGAACAACGAATCTGGACCCCGTACCGGCAAGAAGGGTACGAGAACGGCAACGCCTTCTACGGCACCAAGGGGATGATGCTGTTCGGCAAGGGGGACGGCTGGCAACTGTTCGGCCCCAAGAACAAGTTGATCCGCGAGAGCAAGATCAGCGAACGCGAAGTCGCGCACGCGCGGAACTTCTTGGACTGCATCGCCAGCGGCAATCGCCCCACGGCCGACGTTGAGATTGGCCACTTGTCGGCGTCGCTGTGCCATCTGGGGAACATCGCCACGCGGGTCGGTCGGCCCCTCAATTTCGACCCGGCCAAGGAGCAGGTCGTCGGCGACGACGAGGCCAACCGGCTGGTCCGCCGCGAATACGAACCCGGCCACTGGGCCATCCCCAAGGGGGTCTAG
- a CDS encoding MgtC/SapB family protein, producing the protein MDLKQFGLNLAVAFLGGFLVGLERQIQQRTAGLRTNTLVAVGAALFLSVADAYTAADGAVRIAAQVVSGIGFLGAGVIMREGLNVRGMNTAATLWCSAAVGLLAGSSQHWAALIGAGAILAVHLTLRPLANRIGRGSSYISELETLYEICVVCDQTYLDEVRNLFVQTIEAKDNMTIQGVSTEDGRHDGRTTLLIDIYSTERNDNFLNTLVGPLSLKPHVTAISWKRKP; encoded by the coding sequence ATGGACCTGAAGCAGTTTGGCCTTAACCTGGCCGTGGCGTTTCTGGGCGGCTTTCTGGTTGGCCTCGAGCGGCAGATTCAGCAACGGACGGCCGGGCTGCGGACCAACACCCTGGTGGCGGTCGGGGCAGCGCTGTTCTTATCGGTGGCCGACGCCTATACGGCGGCGGACGGCGCGGTGCGGATTGCCGCGCAAGTGGTCAGCGGCATCGGCTTCCTGGGCGCCGGCGTTATCATGCGCGAAGGGCTTAACGTCCGCGGCATGAACACGGCCGCCACGCTGTGGTGCAGCGCGGCCGTGGGCTTGCTGGCGGGTTCCAGCCAACATTGGGCGGCGCTGATCGGGGCCGGCGCAATTCTGGCCGTGCATCTAACGCTCCGGCCGCTGGCCAATCGGATCGGCCGTGGCAGCTCGTACATCAGCGAGTTGGAAACGCTGTACGAGATTTGCGTCGTCTGCGATCAGACCTACTTGGACGAGGTTCGCAACTTGTTCGTCCAGACCATCGAAGCCAAGGACAACATGACCATCCAAGGCGTGTCGACGGAAGACGGACGGCACGACGGTCGCACGACGTTGTTGATCGACATCTATTCCACCGAGCGGAACGACAACTTCCTGAACACGCTCGTCGGCCCGCTCAGCCTGAAGCCGCACGTCACCGCGATCAGTTGGAAGCGGAAGCCGTAG
- a CDS encoding porin: MSAGLLDGVNLFAALPTRPEELGTSTLALDDAKDPPVANDIEALPSNDAKAPSPTTMGGAYRGGCPYDCCGENPCGGQGCCDNECGDCGDGCDVPAIDPYCRLFRQDRAIRLRGWLDAGILGNTQNPGSSFNGPYNSQEVDSGQFNQAYLIADRLITNRTGLGVGGRVDLLYGGDYNVAQSFGLERNRDGSNRWNSNQYYGLALPQAYGDIGNTRLQARLGHFYSIVGYEGVQSATNFFYSHAYSYQFAGPFTHWGGLGTWQPGKRLTVQAGLVNGWNSLDNGTNQPAFMGGVKYKNDDAGWWSSFAIITGNEQNNPAALATVTNAVANRTRYSFLFSKQIGCRTEYVFHHWLGSQATGYPGGGTALWYGLDQYLYYRINPKWRVGARTEWFRDEGGTRVGLTEPSNPNAAPLPGTYMSWTVGGNWTPARNVVIRPELRWDTYAGSARPFNDGQQTYQLLLGADAIVQF, translated from the coding sequence ATGAGTGCGGGCCTCCTCGATGGCGTCAACTTATTCGCCGCCCTGCCGACCAGGCCCGAGGAGTTGGGCACGTCGACATTAGCGTTGGACGATGCCAAGGATCCGCCGGTGGCCAACGACATCGAGGCGCTGCCAAGCAACGATGCGAAAGCCCCGTCACCGACGACAATGGGCGGCGCGTACCGTGGCGGTTGCCCTTATGATTGCTGCGGGGAAAACCCGTGTGGCGGTCAAGGCTGCTGCGACAACGAGTGCGGCGACTGTGGCGACGGTTGCGATGTGCCGGCGATCGACCCCTATTGCCGGCTGTTCCGCCAGGACCGCGCGATTCGCCTGCGCGGCTGGCTCGACGCGGGCATCCTGGGCAACACCCAAAACCCGGGCAGCAGCTTCAACGGACCTTACAACTCGCAAGAAGTCGACAGCGGCCAGTTCAACCAGGCCTATTTGATCGCCGATCGGTTGATTACCAATCGCACCGGCCTGGGCGTGGGCGGACGCGTCGATCTGCTGTACGGCGGCGACTATAACGTGGCCCAGTCGTTCGGGCTGGAACGGAACAGAGACGGCAGCAATCGTTGGAACAGCAACCAGTACTACGGTCTGGCGCTGCCGCAAGCCTATGGCGACATCGGCAACACCCGGCTGCAAGCGCGGCTGGGGCACTTCTATTCGATCGTGGGTTATGAAGGAGTACAGTCGGCGACCAACTTCTTCTATTCGCACGCTTACAGCTATCAATTCGCCGGCCCGTTCACCCACTGGGGCGGCTTGGGAACCTGGCAGCCCGGCAAGCGGCTGACCGTACAGGCTGGCCTGGTCAACGGTTGGAACAGCTTGGACAACGGCACGAACCAGCCGGCCTTCATGGGGGGCGTGAAGTACAAGAACGACGACGCCGGCTGGTGGAGTTCGTTTGCGATCATCACCGGCAACGAACAGAACAACCCAGCCGCGCTGGCCACGGTGACCAACGCCGTAGCCAATCGGACGCGCTACAGCTTTTTGTTCAGCAAGCAGATCGGCTGCCGCACTGAATACGTGTTTCACCACTGGCTCGGTAGCCAGGCGACGGGCTATCCCGGCGGCGGGACGGCGCTGTGGTACGGGCTCGATCAATACTTGTACTATCGGATCAATCCCAAGTGGCGCGTGGGTGCTCGCACTGAATGGTTCCGCGACGAAGGGGGTACGCGCGTCGGGTTGACCGAGCCGTCGAACCCGAACGCGGCGCCGCTGCCGGGCACGTACATGTCGTGGACCGTTGGCGGCAATTGGACGCCAGCACGCAACGTGGTCATCCGGCCGGAACTACGCTGGGACACGTATGCCGGCTCGGCTCGGCCCTTCAACGACGGGCAACAGACGTACCAGTTGCTGCTAGGCGCTGACGCGATCGTGCAGTTCTAA
- a CDS encoding ABC transporter ATP-binding protein — protein sequence MATAQPTAPANAAGRPLLEIVELETVFHTERGLARAVDGVSFSVAAGKTLAVVGESGCGKTVTALSVLRLIAEPPGEIRQGQIRFEGRNLLDLPAGELRGIRGAAIAMIFQEPATSLNPVFTIGQQIGEAIRLHRQVPKDQLQQEILRALTDVRISEPERRIDQYPHELSGGMKQRAMIAMALACNPRLLIADEPTTALDVTIQARILDLLRRVQAEHGMAIMLITHDLGVVAEMADDVVVMYAGKVVEQAAVEPLFARPLHPYTRGLFHSLVRVDQRQERLQPIEGNVPAPTNFPSVCRFRARCPLAIDKCTEEPPLAEVRPGHWSACWRADELLNEANTSPLKGEVANEVSG from the coding sequence ATCGCGACTGCACAACCAACGGCCCCGGCAAACGCGGCCGGGCGGCCGCTGCTGGAAATCGTCGAACTCGAAACCGTGTTTCACACCGAGCGCGGCCTGGCCCGGGCCGTCGATGGCGTCTCGTTCAGCGTAGCCGCCGGCAAGACGTTGGCCGTGGTCGGCGAAAGCGGCTGCGGCAAGACCGTCACCGCGCTCAGCGTGCTACGACTGATCGCCGAGCCGCCGGGGGAAATCCGTCAGGGACAGATTCGCTTCGAGGGACGCAACCTGCTCGACCTGCCGGCCGGCGAGCTGCGCGGCATCCGCGGCGCGGCTATCGCCATGATCTTCCAGGAGCCCGCCACCAGCTTGAACCCGGTCTTCACCATCGGGCAGCAGATCGGCGAGGCGATCCGACTGCACCGCCAGGTGCCCAAGGATCAGTTGCAGCAAGAGATTCTCCGTGCGCTGACCGATGTGCGCATCAGCGAGCCCGAGCGGCGCATCGACCAGTATCCGCACGAGCTTTCCGGCGGCATGAAGCAACGGGCAATGATCGCCATGGCCCTGGCGTGCAATCCACGGTTGTTGATCGCCGACGAGCCGACGACGGCGCTCGATGTGACGATCCAGGCGCGGATTCTTGACTTGCTGCGGCGTGTGCAGGCCGAGCACGGCATGGCCATTATGCTGATCACCCACGACCTGGGCGTGGTGGCCGAGATGGCCGACGACGTGGTGGTGATGTACGCCGGCAAGGTGGTCGAGCAGGCCGCCGTCGAGCCGTTGTTCGCGCGGCCGCTGCACCCTTACACGCGCGGACTGTTTCACAGCCTGGTCCGCGTCGATCAGCGTCAGGAACGTCTGCAGCCGATCGAAGGGAATGTGCCAGCGCCGACGAACTTTCCCAGTGTCTGCAGGTTTCGCGCCCGGTGTCCGTTGGCGATCGACAAGTGTACGGAAGAGCCGCCGCTGGCCGAGGTGCGGCCGGGGCACTGGTCGGCTTGTTGGCGCGCCGATGAGTTGTTGAACGAGGCCAACACCTCTCCCTTGAAGGGAGAGGTCGCGAACGAAGTGAGCGGGTGA